The sequence ATCATGCTCTTCGTCCACCACGATGAGTCCCACTTCGCGCAAGGGCAAAAAGAGCGCCGAGCGCGGGCCCGCGACGATGCGCACTTCCCCTGTGTGAATGCGTGCGAGGATGTTTTGCTTTTGGACTTTGGAGAGTTTGGAGTGCCAAATGGCCACGCGCACCCCAAAGTGCCGCTCTAAGCGCTCTTTCATTTGGGGGGTGAGGCCGATTTCTGGCATGAGAAAGATGGCGCTTTTTCCTTCACACAACACCTCTTGCATCAAAGCGAGGTAAATCTCCGTCTTTCCGCTTCCGGTGTCGCCAAAGAGCAAGGCTTTGTCGTGTTGGAGTAAAAAGGCTTTGGCTTTTTGTTGAGCGAGCGAGAGGGCTAACGAAGCGTTACATGTAAAGGGAATGGGAGGTGTTTTTTCTTTAGGGTAAGGCACCATGAGTGCCAACGCTTCGCCCAAAGAAGACCCATAATACTCGCTAATAAACTTCGCGCACTGCATCTGCCACGAGGCAAACACGTCGCCCAAATCTTGGCTAATCTCTTTACATGTAAAGCTTGGCTTCTCGCACGCCTCCACCACCACCGCCTCTTTTTCGCGCCCTTGTAAGGGAACACGCACGCGCGTACCGATGGCTAACGCTTGGGATGAAGCGTAAGTTAAACACGGCTGCGCAGAGCCTAGAAGTGCAAGAGTGTAGTAGTGTGTCACTGGGTCAGTGCGTTGCACAACTCTCCTGCGGGGGTGCAGGCAAATTGGCCCGTGCCTTGGGTGTAAGTGAGTGTCACAATAGAGGTGTTGTCAATGCGAAAAGTGTAAGTGTTTTGCGCTGTTTTTAACCAAGCGGCGGTATTGCCCGTGCTTGAGAGAATGGGGTTTTCTAGGATGTTTTCAGGGTTTCCCCCACTGCGCCAAAAGAGGTTCTGGCCTGCTGTGCCATAACTGGCATTCACATCATCCAAATTAGGCGGGTAGCCAACAGTGCCTTGCATGAGTCGCAATGACCGCTGCAAGGCAATGCCGCTACGAATGGCTGAGACTTGACTCGCCCCTTTGGTAATGGCCGCGTCCGTGCGCGTTGCCGCCAAACGCGGGATGGCCACCGCCGCGAGGATACCAAGAATGACAATAACAAAGACCATTTCAATCATGGTAAAAGCGGGTCGGATCAAGAGTTTATTTACCATCTAGGTTAAACTATCGTTTTACTTTTGTTCCACCAAAAGATTGAGTTCCAATTAAGTTTGCAATATTTCTCAAACCCACAACCTCGTTACAAACCTTTCCATTAGTGTCACTTTCTGCAACAGTAATATTACCATCAAG comes from Sulfurospirillum tamanense and encodes:
- a CDS encoding type II secretion system protein; this encodes MRPAFTMIEMVFVIVILGILAAVAIPRLAATRTDAAITKGASQVSAIRSGIALQRSLRLMQGTVGYPPNLDDVNASYGTAGQNLFWRSGGNPENILENPILSSTGNTAAWLKTAQNTYTFRIDNTSIVTLTYTQGTGQFACTPAGELCNALTQ